Genomic segment of Pararhodobacter zhoushanensis:
AAGAAGAAGACGGGCGTCCCGCTGCTGTTGAGAGCACCGACAGCCATGCCGAGACCGTTGATCGTGGACCCGCTCTGCGCGCCGCTGTAGACCTCTGCGCCGTCCACGTACAAACGATCCGTGGTGCCATCCCAGAGCAGCGCGCCGGTGTGCCAATCGCTGCCGAGGTCAGGCCCGCCGAAGATCACGTTTGCCGAGTTTGCGCCAACGCCCCCGGACACTCGCCCGTTGGCGTCCAGCGCGAGCAAGGCGCGGGTGCCGGAACCAGAAGATCCGACGATCACGCGTGTTCCGACACTTCCCTCATTCGCCTTGAACCGCGCGACCAGCGTTCCCGCAGCGCCCGGCACGAACGCTGTCGTCAGCCGGTCGTCGCTACCGTCAAACTGCATGCCGGTGGTCTGGCGTGTCGGGCGAAAGCCGGTGGAGGACTGGGTGGCATTGATCGCATTGCCGCTCTTGTCCACCACCAGAGCCAGGGCAACCGTAAGATCCGCCGGGGTTTCGCCCGCCTCGTCAGCGAACAGCGTGGCAGGGTCTCGACCATCCAAGAGGAAGCCAGAGTCGGACGCGCCAAAGACCGCTGCGGGGGACCAGCTGTTGCGCTGTTGCTGGCCAAAAGGCGAGCCGAACCCGTCCAGCGGAGATCGGATGCTACGCATGCGACACCCATACGATGCCGGACTGCCCCGCGCCGGTTCGGGCATAGATGCGGGTTCCAGCGATTCCCGGCGCCAGATCGGCCAGATCGGCGTTACGCTCGCCCGAGTACGGGTTGTACAGGATGCCCTGCGCTCCAGTTGCTGGGGGCGTCTCGCCGACGGTGACCTGCACATAAATGCCGTAGCCACTGACGTTCTGGAAGGTGATGCTGGTCACATCGTCATTCGTGAGTTGTGTCCAAACGTCGGTGATCGGGACTTGTCCATTGCGTGCCATAGGTGGCTCCTTTCATGGGTGTGGATGCGGCGGGCAGGATGGTTGGGCTATTCCAGCGACATGCCGGCGAGGTGCAGCGCAGCGTCGAACTGCGCCGCGTAGCCCGCGATCAGCGCGGCCTTGTCTTGCCCGTTGACCGTGCGGCGCGCCTCGGCGGCTTCCTCGGCCGACAGGCCGGGGATCCCGTCCAGCATCTCATAGTGCCCGATGCCCTTGCGCCTGCCGTTCCAGCGCCCATCGATCAGACCTTTGATCAGCACCCGCGCCGAGATCACCGGTTCGAGCATCTTGTCAGGATAGCGCACCAGGTCGACACCCGCGTCGGCGGAAGACGCCGCGTAGTTATCCAGCCATGTCAGCTGGACGTGGCCCCGCCCGTAATAGACATGCCCATAGGGCGGCTGGGGCAGGGCGTAGCGCGCCACGGCGCTGGCCGCACCCCGGCGCTCGGCCAGTTTGTTGACGGCCCGGCGCGCCCCGGCGTCGGTGGCGGCAAAGCCCTCGCGCACCGGAACCATGCGAGCACCCGTTTCGTGGAAGGCTGTCGCCAGCGCATAGGCCAGCGTCGCGCGGCGGCCATCGCCGACCGTTTGGAACGCGGTCAGGATGCCGTTCATCCCGTCGACCTGCGACTGATTCAGTCGCCCACCAAAAAGGCTGCGGCGTACCGCGTTGAAAAATCCGGCGTCATTCATCGCGTTTCCTCCAGGGGATGATGCAGCGATTACCCGGGTGCGCCCATGCCGACCACCAGCGCCAGCGGGCGCGCTCGGGTTCGGGGATTGCGTAAAGTCGGGCCCGCAGGAACAGGACAGAGGCGGCAAAAACCATCAGGTTAAAGACCGCATTGAAGTCCACGCCACCCAGAGCGTCGCGCATCTGGGGCCAGCTATCTCCGAAGACCACACGCGCCCAATCCCACCAGAGCGAACGCAGGACTTTGGCCGACACCAGAAGGATCACAGCGGCGACGGTATAGCGTCCGAAAGGGTCGAGTTGCTGGCGGGTGAGCGGCCAGAAGGCTCGCATCACAAAGAGCATGCCCATGATCGCCAGGGCCGAGGAAGCCTGAGCGAAGAAGGCGGGGAGAATACTTGTCACTCGGCGGTCCTCATACTGTTCAGTGCATCCCGTAGCTGGCCGATCTCTGCGGCCAGCAGATCCTTTGCAGCCGAGCGCGCCGCATCGGCTTCGCTCTTGGCTGTCGGCTTGTCTGCCTTGCTGGGCTTCTTGCGGTTCAGGGGCCAGATCATGATCGCCCCGCCCGGTTGATCTGCACCATCGCTTCGCGAAGGGCATGGATCGCCTCAAAGAGCTGGCGCGCATCATCTCGGACGTCAGCAAGGCGCTGCGCATCAGTTTCGCGCAGAGTTTGCTGACCTCTGAAATAGAGCGCGCCCATGACCACAGCCAGAATGTAGCCCGGCCCTTGGTCTGTCGCCCATGCGATCAAAGATGTGATTGCAGCTTCCATCTAGCCCCTCAATCGGTGCTTCAGTCATCGCCTGAGCGCAACGATTTGCTGCTCAACCGGCGGCGCCTGATGCCTTTAAGGCGTCATCCAGGCGACCATCGAGGGCGCCAGCGACGCGACAATGGCGTGAGCGGCGGCGTCCTCGGTGATGTCGCGGTCGAGCACCATCCAGCCTGCGATGGCGCTTTTCCAGAAAGTCGTCGCACCGATCGATCCGACCTTCCATGTGCTGCCGAGGTCCATCGTGAGTGCCCGAGCGAGGGTGCCGACCGGGGTCTCCAGATCGTTGACAAACAACTTCGTCAGATAGTTGTTGGCGCTGGTTTCATGGCAAGTCGCCGTGATCAGGTTAGGCCCTGCCGACAGCGTCGACCCTGCGATGGAGATGGTGCCGCCCGAGTCGGCCAGCTGGAAGTAGAGCGCACCGGTTTCGGAAACCCCGATGCCGATGTGCGTCGACCCAGAAAAGCGGGTGATCGCACGTCCGTTGGTGACAACACCTCCGTCCAGCATGTCTTGCGTGATGTTCACCAACAAGAAGATGGTGAAGGCTTTGCCACCAGGCTTACCGGTGTCGATGTGCCGCGACCCGTTCCAGCCGGTGAAGCAAGGCAGATCGTTCATGCTTGCAACTTCCGTCACGGCTGGTGGCGTGCCCGTCGCACCGGCGTAAGCCATTTTGTGCGGAACAGGACCGCCCAAGAGCACACACTCAGGTTCAAGCATCCAGCCTGCGAAATAGTTGTTTACAAACTGGGAGCCGCCACCAAGGCGGGCGTAGAGTTGTGCGTACCACTCCGGCAGGAAAAACTGCGTGCCGAGGGTGACGTTTGTTGAGCCAGGGATAACCAGACCAGCCATGCTGTTTCCTCTCAGGTGATGTCGATAAGTTGCGTATGCAGGGCGTGGGATTTGGTGCGGGTTTGGCCATTGATCAGAAGATCATCCCCGGCACCGGCACTGTCCGCGATCGAGGTGCGAGCGCCGATGACCGGGCCTTGATATGTCCCTCCGACACCGGTCGCCGTATCGCGCAACCCGGCACCGAGCTGCTGCGCGGTGCCAGTCGGCGTATCGGACAGCGTGACAACAACCTCCCAATCGGTGCCGCTGTCGACGGATTCGACGGCGACATTGCTGATGGTCACGCTGTTGCCATCGCCCGCGTCCCACCAGCTCAGCCCGGCATTTGACACGGCGGTGATTGCCGCGTTGTCGATCACGATAGGCCCGACGATGTTTGCGGCGGCGGTGTTGAAGCGCACGCGGACCTCAGCCCCGGTGCGGACAGCGCTGATCATGCGGAGCGGTTCATATCCGGCAGAACCGAAGTAGGTGCCGAGCAGCGCCTCATAGACGAACCACGACCGGTGGTTGACGCCGTGATACCCCATGTGTGTGGTATCCGAACTGAGGCCTTCATCTTCTGCGTTGGTGTAGAGATACTCGGGGCCAACCGCGACGAAGTTGCGAACAGCATCTTGCATCAGCGTCAGCGGCGCGCGCGAAACTTCCATCGTGCCATTGGTCGTGCCAGCGGTGGTGTCGTTTGCATGCGTCATTCCGTGCACCAGCATCGGAGCTTCGTGACGGGTTCCGCCGTGACCTTCGATCAGATCTTGCCAGCCGTCATAGATGCGTTCGATCTCAGCGACATATTCCGCTTCGGTGTCGGCTACGTTGGAGCCGCCTTGTGACCACAGCATGGGGCCGATGATCATTTCGACGCCACGATCCTCGCACATCATGCGCAGCTGGGCGTAACAAAGCGCGAGGTTGCGCCACGTTGCGCTGCCAGGCCCCTGCTCCGACGTATTTGCGCCGCCGACAGCCACGTTGATGCCGACGATTGCGGTGTCGCTGTCGACCTCATTCAACATGTAGTTGCTGACTGCGGTGCAATCGCTTTCCGCATAGGCCGACCAGATCGTGTCTTCCTGTTCGCGCATATCCACGATCGCCCCAAGATCCTCGGGCGTGTAGAGATATTGGAACCGGTTGGGTTTGCTTGCATTGGCGAACATCTGACCGGGGCGGACTCCACCTGCGAACATTCCCAATCGGCCAGGTGCAGGGCAGGTGCCGTTCAGCAACCCGTAGGAAACGGCCGAGTTAAGCGACTGACCGCTCAAGGTCAGCACGAGTACCTTTTTATACGATGGGCTAATCGACCATCCACCTCGCCGGGGATATTGGTAGAGATGCGGGACCCCATCATACCCCGGCTGGAAGGCCTGTTCGACGAGCCCGATCGCCACCGCTGATACAGTCGCAGACAGCGCCTTAGGACCTGCAAAAGTACCGCCGTTGCTGGGGTCTTTGTATGTTGCGCTCCCCTCAGCCCCGTCCGTCAGTGGCCACAGAGCTGAAGCGCCGACGATCTGCGCATTACCGTCGCTGTCGACATAGGCTCCGTAAACCCCCAGATCCCCTTCATAGAAAAAGCGACGATAGAAAGATCCATCCTCCGTCTTCACCAGGTCGAGCGTCGCAGGAGCACCGTGCTCGCCCACAAGGCGGCGCGTCAACGGCCCATATTCTTGCAAGAGATCGAGATCTCGCGATGTCTCATCGCGGAAAAATTGACCTGAACCAGATTTGATCAGCGTGAACTCGATCGGCGCACCATGCTCGAAGGTCACGTTATCGGTGACAAAACCAAGATTGACGTCGACCGCGGCAAGGTCAGACTCGGAAACCTTACCATCCAGCGCAGCCTGCAGACCGGTCACCGTACTGATCGCCTGCTCGCCGGTGTGATCCGCCCGCGCGCGCAATGCGGCGTCCGAGGCGTTTGCCGTCGCCCCTTCCTCAACACCGGCCAGCTTGGCACGCTCAACAGACGACATGATCTTGGCAGTATCAGTTTCAGCCAGATCATCGATGTTATCGCCGGGTTGCACCGCGCTGTCTGCCAACGCGCCCTGCGCGGCGCTGGCCTTGCCTGCGAGCAACGCCTCGATCCATGCGGCCTCGTTGGCAAGATCGGCTTCATTGGAAACAACCCCGCCCGAAATCGGGCGAGTGCGCGGGGATACGGCCATAGCTGGACCTCGTTTATGTGGGGGTAGCAGTGACGGTCGCGGCCCAATGGCCGACGGCGGTGTTTTCGGTGACGGCGCGGACAAAGACGTGGTGCAGCACGCCAGCAGGAAGCCCGGTGACGGTGGTGTTCACCGGGTCCGAGGGATCGCAGGTGATCTCGGCATAGAAGATGGCAAGCTCTTGATCGGCGCTGGTGCCGACCCAGATCTGCAGCGCCGCGCAGGCGCTTTCGGACGGGGCCGTTGCGTCAATCTCGATCGAGCCTGCACCAGCCGTCAGGGAAACCCCCGTGGGCATCCCAAGAGAGAACCCGACCTGCACCGCGTAGAGAGGCACCCAAGCGCTGACACGATCATCAACCCGGCAGCGGATCCCAAAGTCATAGCTGGACCCGGAAATAGTCGCGCCCAAGCCACCCTCTGCGATCAGGTCGTCTGAGGCCTCGAAAGAGAAGTTTGCCATGGGCAGCCAGAACGGCTCTTGATTGCGACGAAACCGGGCCTCGATTGAATCGATGCGCGGATAGAAGGTCGTGATCGGCTCTTCGTAAACGTAGTCGCCCGGGACCGAGCAGGTCAGAAAGATCGTCGAGCCATCGACCGATGCCGACACCCAGCTGGTCTGCCGGACGGTAGGGTCGGAGGGAACTGTCGATTGGTCCAGCCGCTCCGCTTCATCGGTTGCCGCGTTCCACGCATAGACCGCTTCGGCATCCTCTTCGAGATCCAGCGGCAGCTGCAGCGCGACACCGCCGCCGCTTTCGAGCCACTGCGCCGGATGCGAGCGGGTCACGCGATAGGTGCCATTGCGGGCATCTGTCGGGCGGCCCAGCAGTGACACCGCCACCCGGCCACCAGCCTGCGCCTTGAGGGCGCTCGGCGGGAACAGCGCCGACAGCTGGCGCTGCAGCTTCATCCGCTCCGCGACAATCTTCTGGATGCGCTGCGCCTGCGGGCTCGAAAAAACCAAGCCAAGATCGATCGCCGTGATCCGGTCGTCATCGCCGTCCCAGTTCGCCGACACAGGGTAGGGCGGCTCTTCGGTGCTTTCCCATCCAGCGGAGGGGTCGGGGTGAACCGCCTTGACCGCCCCGGGCAGATCACGCGTCGATCGCGTGCGCCGGAAGATCACCGGCTGGTCCCGCAGGCATTCGCTCAGCGTCACCTCGGGCGCTTCCCACGCCCCCGGGGAATAGCCAATCTGACCGCCAGATCGGAACAATGTGCCCGCGCCGGCACTTTCCAGCGGCTTAAGGACATCAGACAATTCTGAACCGTCGCTATAGGCAATCAGCCCGCCGACGCGATAGCGCCGCTCGGCCCCGCCTGATTTCAGGGGCACCAGCTCATCCGCGATGACTGCCGCATCGGTGAAGTTCTGCAGGGCGATCTGGGCCAACGGATAGCGCGCGATCGGGTTGAAGCGCAGCGCGTCCAGCAGGCAGAGCGCCTGATTGTCGCTGACCTTCCATGTCTCGGGATCATCCGCGTCCTGCGTCAGATCGAGCGGGTTCCAGACCTTTGTCCAATCCGCCTGAACCTCGAGCATAGGCGGCGAGGACGGCCAGCGGGTGTTGCGTTCTTCAATGTCACCCGCGACGAAGCGCACCCACAGAACCGTCCGACCCGACCAGCGGTCCGTTGCCCAGAACTTTTCCGGGTTGATGCCGCGCAGATCGCCGACTTCTTCAAGAATGGCCGCCGGTGGGTGCGTCTGATCCCCGCGCCCGAACCAGACGTTCACATGACTGGCGAAGGGATAGTTGATCGCAACACCGCCGATGGTTCCCTTGACCGCGCGCCAGGTCACGACCGTGCCACCCACCGGCGCAGGCGCATCCAGCGTGACCCGAAGGTCGGTCGAGCCGACCGTCGCAATGGTCACCGGCCCGTCGTCGGTCCATGCGGCCATGCCGTCGCCAATCGGAGCCGAGGCGAGCCCATGCATGACATCGACGGTGGTGTTGCCCTCTAGCACGGTGGCGGTGCCCGTCGAATGCCCGCCGAAATCGTAGGGATTGCCGGTCAGGCCGACCGGGCGACGATCAAGGAACAGCGCGAAGTTCGTGCCCGCGCTGGGGCGGCTGTTCAGGATGATACAGCCATAGAGAATACCGTCCTTGACCACCCAATATGGCGCTGGCGATCCTTGGATCCGGCCATTGCGGCCATAGGCCACGCGGTACGGCGGCAGGCTGTCAGGCGTCGCAAGCTCGCGTGACAGGTCAGAGCCTTGGCTTTTCTTCTGCAGCAGCTGCGACGCGGCCGAAAGAACGACCGATATCCCAAGATTGACCAGCGCTGATGCAAGCGTTGCGTTCACCCCCCAGACCACAAGGGCCTTGATGATCAGATCTGGCATGACAGGATCACTTTCTTGAACGTCGCAAAACCGCCATCGATG
This window contains:
- a CDS encoding LamG domain-containing protein, whose translation is MRSIRSPLDGFGSPFGQQQRNSWSPAAVFGASDSGFLLDGRDPATLFADEAGETPADLTVALALVVDKSGNAINATQSSTGFRPTRQTTGMQFDGSDDRLTTAFVPGAAGTLVARFKANEGSVGTRVIVGSSGSGTRALLALDANGRVSGGVGANSANVIFGGPDLGSDWHTGALLWDGTTDRLYVDGAEVYSGAQSGSTINGLGMAVGALNSSGTPVFFFPGPISNVLAINRALGPAEIVNLHNNWSA
- a CDS encoding glycoside hydrolase family 19 protein, which produces MNDAGFFNAVRRSLFGGRLNQSQVDGMNGILTAFQTVGDGRRATLAYALATAFHETGARMVPVREGFAATDAGARRAVNKLAERRGAASAVARYALPQPPYGHVYYGRGHVQLTWLDNYAASSADAGVDLVRYPDKMLEPVISARVLIKGLIDGRWNGRRKGIGHYEMLDGIPGLSAEEAAEARRTVNGQDKAALIAGYAAQFDAALHLAGMSLE
- a CDS encoding phage tail protein, with amino-acid sequence MPDLIIKALVVWGVNATLASALVNLGISVVLSAASQLLQKKSQGSDLSRELATPDSLPPYRVAYGRNGRIQGSPAPYWVVKDGILYGCIILNSRPSAGTNFALFLDRRPVGLTGNPYDFGGHSTGTATVLEGNTTVDVMHGLASAPIGDGMAAWTDDGPVTIATVGSTDLRVTLDAPAPVGGTVVTWRAVKGTIGGVAINYPFASHVNVWFGRGDQTHPPAAILEEVGDLRGINPEKFWATDRWSGRTVLWVRFVAGDIEERNTRWPSSPPMLEVQADWTKVWNPLDLTQDADDPETWKVSDNQALCLLDALRFNPIARYPLAQIALQNFTDAAVIADELVPLKSGGAERRYRVGGLIAYSDGSELSDVLKPLESAGAGTLFRSGGQIGYSPGAWEAPEVTLSECLRDQPVIFRRTRSTRDLPGAVKAVHPDPSAGWESTEEPPYPVSANWDGDDDRITAIDLGLVFSSPQAQRIQKIVAERMKLQRQLSALFPPSALKAQAGGRVAVSLLGRPTDARNGTYRVTRSHPAQWLESGGGVALQLPLDLEEDAEAVYAWNAATDEAERLDQSTVPSDPTVRQTSWVSASVDGSTIFLTCSVPGDYVYEEPITTFYPRIDSIEARFRRNQEPFWLPMANFSFEASDDLIAEGGLGATISGSSYDFGIRCRVDDRVSAWVPLYAVQVGFSLGMPTGVSLTAGAGSIEIDATAPSESACAALQIWVGTSADQELAIFYAEITCDPSDPVNTTVTGLPAGVLHHVFVRAVTENTAVGHWAATVTATPT